In Treponema primitia ZAS-2, a genomic segment contains:
- a CDS encoding response regulator, with protein sequence MKPRLIVQENYKQLIFVVLAFLAMVLISSFFAAGIVEKYMATTAEGILSTAETLIESEFKEAEVTVLNTAFSVRNRLQAGGSPEGIGQYLIELTDWLKTPLGDTDFISLYGLFGGQFVDGSRWIPPEDYRPEERPWVVAAREHEGTVAFTVPYPDARDGTVIISASIALRGSDGNDYGVVSYDMVLDSISEYVKGLQFSKAGYGMLMGPDFVFIAHPDEFYLGRKMQELSEGHAAIVDNLQTGNTRISRVNLTNNQGVKVVALYKKMQNGWYIGIADPMESYYRDVNFMILVLSIVGAILMAILCYILIKLSMAKIRSDEKNKSKTSFLARMSHEIRTPMNSILGMSEIILRKNISGEIFEYISIIRQSGNTLLSIINDILDFSKIESGHVQLESKDYSFASLINDVVNVIRVRLVDKPLDFFVTADSNIPAVLQGDEARIRQILINLLNNAVKYTRQGHIALDAGMKRIGPHKLDIVFRISDTGIGIKAEDMKDLFNDFIRVDVDRNQGIEGTGLGLTIANNLCLAMEGGITVSSEYGKGSVFTATMVQAFSDDRRIAWVDNPESKKILVLEERPLHGGFLKSAMNNLALNPVYAPDLAAFNKELGEGDYAFAFVSSRYAMDCIPIWGKRGNSMQLIIMTELGEIAVYRETGSILMPIYSVVLANVLNGVVTKGYSSYDKEAYFTFPWSKILIVDDIPTNLRVAAELMAPYQMQIDTCQNGADAVQMVQDKRYDLIFMDHMMPGMDGIEAVSLIRKSNNADNYYQNLPIVMLTANAVFGQREIFLKNGVNDFLAKPIEVQKLNAILKRWIPESKRREANTTITASRADSEKVASMEIPGVQVSRGLANTGGTFAVYLDILAVFCRDSQERSGELQEAVEKKDYRSYTTLVHALKSAGRSIGAYDFGDSAAALEELGKAQDAVGIAEKTPQFLENLKTLTTTISEFIAQASAAARETPEEIDISALHFEALKEALVNMDIETVNKIMLEYSMMPLDSHTKDLVNKIKEDILLFEYDKAVEKIQGMFKEE encoded by the coding sequence ATGAAACCCAGGCTGATAGTCCAGGAAAATTACAAACAGTTGATATTTGTTGTTCTGGCATTTTTGGCGATGGTCCTGATCAGTTCCTTTTTTGCCGCCGGGATAGTGGAAAAATATATGGCCACCACTGCGGAGGGCATACTGAGTACCGCAGAAACCCTGATCGAATCGGAATTCAAGGAAGCGGAAGTTACGGTGCTCAACACTGCCTTTTCGGTCCGCAATCGCTTGCAGGCAGGAGGGTCCCCTGAGGGAATAGGGCAATACCTCATCGAACTGACCGACTGGCTTAAAACGCCCCTGGGGGATACGGATTTTATCAGCCTCTACGGGCTTTTCGGCGGGCAATTTGTGGACGGCAGCCGGTGGATACCCCCGGAAGATTACCGGCCTGAGGAGCGGCCCTGGGTTGTTGCCGCCAGAGAGCACGAAGGCACCGTGGCCTTTACCGTTCCGTATCCGGATGCCAGAGACGGCACGGTCATTATCAGCGCCTCCATAGCCCTGCGGGGAAGCGACGGAAACGATTACGGAGTTGTTTCCTACGACATGGTGCTCGATAGTATCTCTGAATATGTCAAGGGCCTTCAGTTTTCCAAAGCCGGCTACGGTATGCTCATGGGCCCCGACTTTGTGTTTATCGCCCACCCCGATGAGTTCTATTTGGGCAGAAAAATGCAGGAACTGAGCGAAGGACATGCGGCAATTGTGGATAACCTTCAAACGGGGAATACCCGGATTTCCAGGGTAAACCTGACGAACAACCAGGGGGTTAAGGTTGTTGCCCTTTACAAAAAAATGCAAAACGGATGGTATATCGGCATTGCGGACCCCATGGAAAGCTATTATCGGGATGTCAATTTTATGATTCTGGTGCTGTCCATTGTGGGCGCCATCCTTATGGCGATATTGTGCTATATTCTTATCAAATTAAGTATGGCAAAGATCCGTTCTGACGAGAAAAATAAAAGTAAAACTTCTTTCCTGGCCCGCATGAGCCACGAAATACGCACCCCCATGAATTCCATTCTGGGTATGTCGGAAATTATACTGCGCAAGAATATTTCCGGTGAAATTTTTGAGTACATTTCCATTATACGCCAGTCGGGGAATACCCTGCTTTCCATCATCAACGATATCCTGGATTTTTCCAAAATAGAATCCGGCCATGTCCAGTTGGAATCAAAGGATTATTCCTTTGCCTCCCTCATAAACGATGTGGTCAACGTAATCCGGGTGCGTTTGGTGGACAAGCCTCTGGATTTTTTTGTAACTGCGGACAGCAATATCCCTGCAGTGCTTCAAGGCGATGAAGCGCGGATCAGGCAGATACTGATCAACCTGCTCAACAATGCAGTGAAGTATACCCGGCAGGGCCATATCGCTCTGGATGCGGGGATGAAACGGATCGGCCCCCATAAACTGGATATTGTGTTCCGGATCAGCGATACCGGCATCGGTATAAAAGCGGAGGACATGAAGGATCTGTTCAACGACTTTATCCGGGTAGATGTGGATCGTAACCAGGGCATCGAAGGAACCGGTCTGGGCCTTACCATTGCCAACAACCTTTGCCTGGCCATGGAAGGGGGGATCACTGTATCCAGCGAATACGGCAAGGGTTCGGTCTTTACCGCCACCATGGTTCAAGCCTTTTCCGATGACCGGCGCATTGCCTGGGTGGATAACCCTGAAAGCAAAAAGATTCTGGTGCTTGAAGAACGCCCCCTTCATGGCGGCTTCCTGAAAAGCGCCATGAACAATCTCGCCCTCAACCCGGTGTATGCACCGGATCTTGCGGCGTTTAATAAAGAACTGGGGGAGGGGGATTACGCATTTGCCTTTGTCTCCTCCCGCTATGCCATGGACTGTATCCCAATCTGGGGCAAGCGGGGCAATTCCATGCAGCTGATCATTATGACGGAACTGGGAGAAATAGCGGTATACCGGGAGACCGGCAGCATCCTTATGCCCATCTATTCAGTTGTCCTTGCGAATGTCCTGAACGGCGTGGTTACCAAAGGCTACTCTTCCTATGACAAAGAGGCCTATTTTACTTTCCCCTGGTCGAAGATTTTGATTGTGGATGACATTCCCACCAACCTTAGGGTGGCCGCAGAATTAATGGCCCCCTACCAGATGCAGATTGACACCTGCCAAAACGGCGCCGATGCGGTGCAGATGGTACAAGATAAGCGCTACGATCTCATTTTTATGGATCACATGATGCCCGGCATGGACGGGATAGAAGCGGTGTCGCTCATCAGAAAAAGTAACAATGCTGACAACTACTATCAGAATTTGCCGATTGTCATGCTTACGGCTAATGCGGTATTCGGCCAGCGGGAAATCTTTCTGAAAAACGGTGTTAATGATTTTCTTGCAAAACCCATTGAGGTACAAAAACTAAACGCCATTCTGAAGCGGTGGATACCCGAATCAAAACGCAGGGAAGCCAATACGACGATTACCGCCTCAAGGGCAGACAGCGAAAAAGTGGCGTCCATGGAAATACCCGGGGTTCAGGTCTCCCGGGGGCTTGCAAATACCGGCGGCACTTTTGCGGTCTACCTTGATATCCTTGCTGTTTTTTGCCGGGACTCCCAGGAGCGGTCCGGTGAGCTACAGGAAGCGGTGGAGAAAAAGGATTACCGTTCCTATACCACCCTGGTCCATGCCCTGAAAAGCGCGGGCCGCAGCATCGGCGCCTACGACTTTGGGGACAGCGCTGCTGCTTTGGAGGAGCTGGGTAAAGCACAAGATGCGGTAGGAATAGCCGAAAAGACGCCTCAATTTCTGGAAAACCTAAAGACCCTTACCACCACTATTTCCGAATTTATTGCCCAGGCTTCCGCTGCTGCGCGGGAAACACCCGAGGAGATTGATATTTCCGCCCTTCATTTTGAAGCCCTGAAAGAAGCCCTGGTAAACATGGATATTGAAACGGTTAATAAAATCATGCTGGAATACAGTATGATGCCCCTGGATTCCCATACCAAGGATCTGGTTAACAAAATTAAAGAGGATATCCTGCTCTTTGAATACGATAAGGCAGTGGAAAAGATCCAGGGGATGTTTAAGGAGGAATGA
- a CDS encoding LuxR C-terminal-related transcriptional regulator, protein MQESATERPKPKGPPPEIKNDPEIAKKEKGSFKQHLFLTRIPVALYTLGLVVFIILLLNGTINFGGKEVKGQIFRERHRIALDLERRLGEVVVDSIQFSQSLARNIENHLRFSELSMPELSYHPDILEAIANDELDLVLFALDKAKVSGVFVVLAATVNPYIEGADVSHSGFFIRNAEPVVPSSSYKLFLRGFADLAYQNNLSLLSNWRLEFTITSDRDFYTAPKASHQENPSLPLARSYYWTFNGLFGEYSEEEPTILCSVPIISSQGEFLGVCGFEVSTANFKAIHNSSTDPYPQLLGIFGPHNGKEFEGGQYFFSGNKEDRQFADFVFLDDTEAVKLYPGNSPYKDKVMAVALGMPKQDYKGLLFSHNSILLVILILLGGGIFTVSLLLNHYYRTSYGEQLAKLQEQFARAPPNFDKFGLSKREKEICTLLLKGYTIKEIGAELFIAFATVNNHCQNIYRKLDINSRQELFLKFGS, encoded by the coding sequence ATGCAGGAATCCGCCACCGAACGCCCTAAGCCCAAAGGTCCCCCCCCGGAAATTAAAAACGACCCGGAAATAGCAAAAAAGGAAAAGGGAAGCTTTAAGCAGCATTTGTTTCTGACCCGTATTCCCGTGGCGCTCTATACCCTGGGTTTGGTGGTATTCATAATTCTGCTTTTAAACGGGACCATAAATTTCGGCGGCAAAGAAGTGAAAGGGCAAATCTTCCGGGAGCGTCACCGCATTGCCCTGGATCTGGAACGGCGCCTGGGAGAAGTTGTGGTGGATTCCATACAGTTTTCCCAAAGCCTGGCGCGGAATATTGAAAACCACCTGCGGTTTTCAGAACTGAGTATGCCTGAGCTGTCCTATCACCCTGATATTCTTGAAGCAATAGCCAATGACGAACTTGACCTGGTCCTTTTTGCCCTGGACAAGGCAAAGGTGTCCGGGGTGTTTGTGGTGCTTGCGGCAACCGTTAATCCCTATATTGAAGGGGCGGATGTTTCCCATTCCGGTTTTTTTATCCGGAACGCAGAACCTGTTGTGCCGAGCAGCTCTTACAAATTATTTCTCCGGGGTTTTGCGGATCTTGCATATCAGAATAATCTTTCCCTGTTGTCAAACTGGCGACTGGAATTTACCATTACTTCGGATAGGGATTTCTATACGGCGCCCAAGGCAAGCCACCAGGAAAATCCTTCCCTGCCCCTGGCCCGTTCTTATTACTGGACTTTTAACGGCCTCTTTGGCGAGTATAGTGAAGAAGAACCCACCATACTTTGCAGCGTTCCTATCATCAGTTCCCAGGGAGAGTTCCTGGGGGTATGCGGGTTTGAAGTGAGTACTGCGAATTTCAAGGCTATCCACAATTCTAGTACGGATCCCTATCCGCAGCTTCTCGGTATATTCGGCCCCCACAACGGAAAGGAATTTGAAGGGGGGCAGTACTTTTTCTCCGGGAACAAGGAAGACCGGCAATTTGCGGATTTTGTATTTTTGGATGATACCGAAGCCGTCAAACTCTATCCCGGTAATTCCCCCTATAAGGACAAGGTGATGGCTGTGGCCCTGGGTATGCCCAAACAGGATTACAAGGGCCTGCTTTTTTCCCACAACAGTATTCTTTTGGTAATCCTCATTCTCCTGGGCGGCGGGATATTCACCGTTTCATTATTGCTCAACCACTACTACCGGACATCCTATGGTGAGCAGCTTGCAAAACTCCAGGAGCAATTCGCCCGGGCGCCCCCGAATTTTGACAAATTCGGCCTTTCCAAACGGGAAAAAGAAATTTGCACACTTCTGCTAAAAGGGTATACAATCAAAGAGATTGGCGCCGAGCTTTTCATTGCCTTTGCCACGGTGAATAACCACTGCCAGAATATTTACCGGAAGCTGGATATCAATAGCCGCCAGGAATTGTTTTTGAAATTCGGATCGTAA
- a CDS encoding extracellular solute-binding protein: MSLTVWHTYVRPMDFGFKTLVDEFNDTIGKQEGVFITISSTADAPNLNEKLFAAIEGDPGAPEIPDMAVVYPSIAAALAQKGLAMDFASQFSADEISRYVSDFVQEGTIDGRLYLLPILKSTEVLYLNKTIFDRFAAEVPGISLEQLETFEGIIQAAEKYYQWSEGKTFYFPDLLFNYTMIGMEQMGEHFVQNRKLRLNSTAFQRIWDNYYESTVWGYAAIFNSFGNYLAMTGEVACVTGTSAAAIYYPDSITYKDNTKEGAEFIVLPFPVFKGGEKVAAQRGAGMCVIKSTPAKEYAAGVFLKWFTAPAQNLRLTASTGYMPVTKQAFEDVMENGLQAIENAMVKKAFLTALDMQKEYRFYIPPVFDGFDEMQRGYIEEIQKIAKAAREERIQKGTSSEARNRQDLAALIAAFGD; the protein is encoded by the coding sequence GTGAGTCTTACGGTGTGGCATACCTATGTACGGCCCATGGACTTTGGCTTTAAGACCCTGGTGGACGAGTTCAACGATACCATCGGCAAGCAGGAGGGGGTTTTTATCACCATTAGCTCCACTGCGGATGCGCCGAACCTGAATGAAAAACTGTTTGCAGCCATCGAGGGGGATCCCGGGGCGCCGGAAATCCCCGATATGGCGGTGGTGTACCCTTCCATAGCGGCTGCCCTTGCCCAAAAAGGACTGGCCATGGATTTCGCTTCACAATTCAGCGCCGATGAGATTTCCCGCTATGTAAGCGATTTTGTGCAGGAAGGGACCATAGACGGCAGGCTCTACCTTCTGCCCATTTTAAAATCCACCGAAGTCCTGTACCTCAATAAAACTATATTTGACCGCTTTGCCGCTGAGGTTCCCGGTATCAGCCTGGAACAGCTTGAGACCTTTGAAGGCATTATCCAGGCGGCGGAAAAATACTACCAGTGGTCGGAGGGGAAAACTTTTTATTTCCCCGACCTTTTGTTTAATTATACGATGATCGGCATGGAACAGATGGGCGAGCATTTTGTGCAGAACCGGAAGCTCAGGCTGAACTCCACGGCTTTTCAGCGGATTTGGGACAATTATTACGAGAGCACCGTCTGGGGATATGCCGCAATTTTTAACAGTTTTGGTAACTATCTGGCAATGACCGGAGAAGTGGCCTGCGTTACCGGTACCTCTGCGGCGGCCATCTATTACCCCGATTCCATCACCTACAAGGACAATACCAAGGAAGGGGCGGAATTTATCGTATTGCCCTTTCCCGTTTTTAAGGGCGGGGAAAAAGTCGCGGCCCAGCGGGGCGCCGGTATGTGCGTTATAAAGTCCACCCCCGCAAAGGAATATGCTGCCGGGGTATTCCTGAAATGGTTTACCGCTCCGGCGCAGAACCTCAGGCTTACTGCGTCCACCGGGTATATGCCGGTAACGAAGCAGGCCTTTGAGGATGTCATGGAAAACGGCCTCCAGGCGATTGAAAATGCCATGGTAAAAAAGGCCTTCCTGACTGCTCTGGATATGCAAAAGGAATACCGTTTTTATATACCTCCGGTCTTTGATGGTTTTGACGAAATGCAGAGAGGATATATAGAAGAAATTCAAAAAATTGCAAAGGCCGCACGGGAAGAAAGAATCCAAAAGGGCACAAGCAGCGAGGCGCGGAACAGGCAGGATCTTGCCGCGCTTATTGCCGCCTTTGGGGATTAA